The following DNA comes from Blastocatellia bacterium.
GGCGATCATGCTTATTTAGATGATGTGATGGCGCGTTTTAGAGCTAGACGAGATCTTTCTTGCCAAAGAATTAATGCTATTGAAGGTATGAACTGCACTATCCCTAAAGGAGCATTTTATTTAATGGCACAAATGGAAAATCTTGGTGATGCTACAGATGAGCAATTTGTTTTGTCCCTGCTACGTGAAACAGGCGTTTTATTTGTTCATGGCTCTGGTTTTGGTATGGATCCTAAAGATGGCTATTTTAGAATAGTTTATCTACCAGAATTAGATGTGCTAAACACGGTTTATGACCGAGTAGCAGAGTTTGTTCACAACTGGCAACATCGCCGCAAAGGTGCAGTTGGCTAGAAAACTTAAGTTTTTAATTTTTGTTTATAAGCTAGCTGCCTTTTGTTGGCGGCTAGTTGTTTTTTAATCAATTACTTACCAAATAAAAAGTTATGTTAATTAGAAAAACTCAAGATTTACTTAGAGATATATTGATTTTTAGTGATAGCGTTTCGCTACGCCCTTGGAAGAATATAACCGCAGTTTTTGGTGAAACTAACACTTGGCACTGTAACGCACCTCGCTCAGAATACAAAATCCTAAAGAAAGATAATTTCAGACAATTAAGTAGGCTGGGAAGCTACTTAAAGGATGCTTTAATCCCTAGACTACAATTTAAAGAGCCTAAGAGTATTTATATTAAATGTGATGATTCCGCCCAAACAGCAAACAAAGAAGCATGGTTTTTTGTTAATGGAGTTGCAACTAATGAAAAAGTGGCTAAATGGAATGGTAAAAGGCTGAGGGACTTATTTAAGCGGCCTATCACGGTTTTATTTAATCCAACTAATGGTTTAGGAATGGATTTAATAGAATGTATTTTTGACAGAACCTTAGAATGGACTAGCGAACCTGCTAAATATGTAAGGAAAAATCTGGCTAAAGCTCTAAAAGAAAAAGAAAAAGTAATAGTTATTGCTCATTCTCAAGGAGGAATAATTGTTGCAGCAGCATTAGAAAAACTAGCTAAAAAGTATCAAAAATATCTTCGTAAACTAGAAATCTACACTTTTGCTTGTCCTGCTGATGAAATGGCAACAATGGCTAAATGTGTTGAAAATTTTTGCACCACCACCAAACCTTATTTAGAGCATTTTGTTAATAAACAAGATCTAGTAGCAAAACTAGGGGTTTTACGAACTGAAAAACCTAGAAAAACAGATACTTGGGGTAATAAACTATTAGCTGTTCCAACATTACTGGTAAATAATAATGATTTCTTTGAGGTAAAAATTGAAGGGGATGTTTATGTAAATAATAGAAAAGGCCATTTGCTAAATGCTCACTATTTATTTGATTTTGAAAAAATGCCGTATAAATTTGATTGTAAGCATTCATCAAAGCAAGCAAAATTATATAGATATTTAGATGGTGGTTGTGGAGAAGTCTATATTGGGTTAATAGAAGATTAGTTTTTATTTAAGCGAAAAGAGATAAATTTTTATGAGCGATGAAGATATCAAGCAACGTCGGCGTTGTAAATGTTGTAATAAAATGTATGATTATGCTGTGCAAAATAGTCATGCAACTAGATTTTTTTGTGAAGATTGTACAGATTTACCTGAGCCAATTAGAAAAGTTTTAGCTACTTTTAATAAACGTTTAGTAGAAATAGAGGAAAAAATCAAGCCGCCTCAAAAGCCGGCTGCTAAAAATTAGGAAGGGGCTAATTTAATGAACTGGAATGACTTAAGAAAAAAATTAAAAATCCCACAACGTAAATATTTACGTCCTAATCCTCCACCACGTAATGAAAAACTTATACGTTATGTCATTTTAGTAATTGTTATAGGTATTGGTGTAACTATTAATGTATCAGGTCGCCGCTATAATCCAGATCTTTTTCGCCTAGACCCAGAACTACTTGATAAAAAAGGTGAAAAAGAAGGTGTACAAGTTAGCGGTGGAGAGCGTCGCGGCAATCGTCGGGCGGCTTCCTTAGATGGTGAGCCTACAGGCGCGGAAGGTAGCTATGAAGGTGAAGCTAGCAATAACACAAATGCAAATAGCACAAATGCTGGATCTAATGAAGAAGATAAGTTTGTTCCGGCTGAAATTGCTGGCCTAGCCTGGAAACGTCGAGGCCAGCTAGAACGCTTTACTACAGAAAATCTTTATGACAAAGTAGATGGACGGGAAAATCTCTATAAATCCTATGAATTTCAACTACTTGTAGCGGCTGATTTTGTTGCTGATGCAGATGCTAACCGTTTTATTCAAGTTGAACTCTATGATATGACTTCACCTAAAAGTGCTTTAGGCGTGTTTTCTGCCGAACGTCCTGCACATCCTAACTCGGCAAAAATTGGTAATGATGCTTATACTGAAAGCAATGGCGCGTTTTTTTGGAAAGGAAAATATTATGTTCGTGTAATTGGTTCTGATAGCGAAAAGTCTACAGAACAAGCAGCCACAACCATTGCTAAAACCATTGCAGAAAAACTTCCAGAAAGCAAAGATGCTTTAGCCACTGCTGACCCGCTTCCAAAAGACAACCAAGTTGCCAATTCTTTTACAATTATTCCTGATTCAGCCTTTGGACAAGCATTCTTTAAGAATGTCTATTCTGCACGTTATAAAATTGATGGTGTAGAATTAACAGCTTTTACTATGGAAAACGCTAGTCCAGATAAAGCTGAAGAAATAGTAAAACAATACCAAGATTCTATGTCTTCCTTTGGTAAATTCAATGAAGTTTCAGCCGACCCTAAAACCTACCATTTAGAGGCTTATGGCTCTCATTATGTAATTTTCATTAAAGGAAAAAATGTTGGTGGAGTAATGGAAGGCGATAAAAAAGACCCTGCAATTAAGTTAGCCAAAATATTAGCAGGAAATATTAAGTAAGATAAAGCTAGAAAAGGAATCTTTTTAGTTAGTTAGCCCAATTTTCTACTTGAATAAAGCCTAAAGGAAGGTTATTAAAGTTATTGTCATTAGTTACAAGAATACAACTATAAGTTTTGGCAACACAAGCAATAAGAAGGTCAAAATCAGCTATGTTTTTTCCACTTTTTTTAATGTTCCATTTAACTTTGCCATGTAACTCCCAACAATCAGTTGTTAGAGACAAGCAAGGAACTAAGGCTCTAAAAGTAGCAATGCGGTTATAGATGTTAGAAGAAATGGAAGATTTTTCTGCTCCATAACAAAGTTCACTTAAACTAACTTCACACATATAAATAGGTGTAGAAATTATACTTTTATATTTTGCTAAGGTATTTATTTCTTCTAACTTATGGTACAAAGGGTTTTTGGCGGTTCCATTCATAATATAAGAACAGTGATTTGTATCTAATAAATATTTCGTGTTTACTCATCAAAAGAAATAGTAGAATCTTTACTAGTGCGGGAAGCTCTAATAAAATCTAAATCTATATCTTGGCTATCATCAGTTGCATTAGCTTCTAATAACTTGAGTAAACGCATTCTCTCTTCATAAGAAGGAACTTGAGGAAAAACAAGTTGAGTTTTTTGTTTGGCTATATCAATAATTTTTTTTCTTTTAAGTATTAATTCATCATCATTAGCGCGAATTATTTCTACATAATCACCTTCATGAAAATTCATATCTTCAAAAATATCTTTTGGGATTGTAATTTGACGGCGTTGGCTTATTTTGGAAAGATTCATAATTTCCTCCTACTTTGTTTTCTAATTTGGATAATCTAACAAACTAATTAATGAAATTTATTATAAAGAATAAACATTAAAGGGCAAACATTTTGAAATATTCCTTTTTCTATAAGCTATTTTCTTGGGTTTAACCTTACAATTGAAGGTATGTTGAGATTAAAATTAAAGACTAGCAAAAAATTACTTGTTTGATAGTTACAAAATACAACCTTATAGTTCCTCATAATGTTCTGTAAGTAAACTTAAGCTTAGGAGTCAGTTATGAAAAAATTCTCTAGCTACTTATTTTTATTTATCCTTGTCCTAATAATTAATTTAGCAAATATTACTAATGCTTTTGCTGATTCGCGGAAAATTTCTATCAAAGAAATTTCTGTTTTCAAAGACGGGCATGTTTTTGTTTTGCACGAAGAAAATCTGCCAACCGACAGCAATGGAAATGTGGTACTAGATTATATACCTAATCCTATTTTAGGGACTTTTTGGCCTTATTCAATTGATCCAAATGCTAAATTAGTTGGTGTAAGCACTGGAATTAGAAAGATTTCTGTTGAACGAACTGCGCTTAATATTGAGTCCTTAATAGCCGCTAACATAGGCTCAGAAGTTTTAATTACAGAAAAGGGGGTTGAGGATAAAGATCCTATTCAATATCAAGCTACTATATTAAGTATTCCTACACGTACATCAGAAGAGCTTGCTGCAACTTCAAGTGTTAATACCCCAGAACAATTAGCTCAAAAGTCTGGTTTAGTTCTATTAAAAACAAATAATGGTGTTAAAGTCTTATCTATCAGTCAAATACAAGATATTACTTTCAAAAATCCATTTAATACTAAGCTAACAGAAGAAGAACTGCGTACCCAAATGTCCTTAAAACTTGATTGGGGAAAGCAAAAACTTGCTCCCTCGGCTAAAGTGGGTTTGGTTTATGTACAAAAAGGTATTCGCTGGATTCCTAGTTATAGAGTTAATTTAGATGGAAATGGAAATGCAGTAGTTAAACTTCAAGCTACATTGCTAAATGAATTAGCAGATCTAAATGATGTATCAGTTAATCTTGTGGTAGGAGTTCCAACATTTGTTTTTGAAAACAGCCTTGACCCAATGTCCTTACAACAATCTATTGCTCAACTTTCAAACTATTTTGATAATAGCCGGAGAGATGGTTATAGCAATGCTACTCGCAGCAATAACTTTTCTTTTGATGGTCGAGATAATGATATAACTACCCAGCGTATTATTACAAATCAATCGACTAATTCTAGCACTCAAACAGGGGATCTTGGCCCAGATTTTCAAAACGCAGGACAAACAGAAGATCTTTTTGTATTTAAGCTTAAAAATATTAGCTTAAAAAGAGGTGAAAGAATGGTTGTCACTCTAGCAGAACAAACTTTTAAGTATAAAGATGTTTACGTAGTCGATTTACCTTTTTCCCCACCTTCAGAACTATCTAGAAATATAAGTAGCCAACAACAATTAGAACTTGCTCGGCTAATGAAAACCCCAAAAGCAACACATAAAATTAGAATTACTAATAATGGGACACATCCATTTACTACAGCACCAGCCTTGATTACTTCTAATGATTCAGTATTAGCAGAAGGATTACTTACTTATACTTCTATTGGTGCAACTACAGATTTAGAGATTACCAAAGCCATCAATATTTTAGCTAAAAAGACTGAAACTGAATCAAAACGGACTCCAAATGCAGTGCGTTGGAATGGTGATGATTATAGTCGTAGTGATATAGCTAGCTCTGTAAGTTTGACAAATCTTTATAAACAGCCTGTTTACTTAGAGATAACTCGTTATGTATTAGGTAATGTTGACAGTGCTTCAAATACAGGTGAAATTAAAGCTATCAATGTTTTAGAAGATGATAGTTTTTTAGGTTTATCGGGCTATAACAATTATTCTTATAATTGGCCGTCCTGGTGGAATAGATTTAATGGTGTAGGAAAAATTAGTTGGAAAACTACACTTGAGCCAGGAAAAAATATTACTTTTGATTACAATTGGCATTATTTTTGGAGATAATTAAACTTACCTAAGTTTTTTGCTTTGAAAAAGTGTTTCTTTCCCAAAAAACTCCATCCTTGTAGCCTTGGATGGAGTTATTTATTTCTGCAAGCTCTAAACGTTTTTGAGCTAAACAACTATAAGTTTCATCTAGTTCAATGCCTATAAAATTACGTCCAAGCTTTTTTGCTACAACAGCAGTTGTGCCAGAGCCTAGAAATGGGTCTAAAACTAAGTCATTTAGATTAGAGCTAGCCAGAATTATTTTAGCTAGCAGTTTTTCAGGCTTTTGTGTTGGGTGATCAGTATTTTCTGGCATTGACCAATAGGGGACGGATAAATCTGTCCAAAGGTTTGAAGGATGAGTTAACCTGTAATTTCCTTCTTCGCTTTCTTGCCAATCTTTAGGCTTACCTTCTATTTTGTATGGGGCAATTACTTTTCTTTTCATTTTTACATCATCAACATTAAAAGTGTATTTGTCTGAAACAGTACAAAACCAAATATCTTCCGAGCAGTTTTTCCAATTAGCCTTTGCTCCTCGTCCCTTTTCACGTTCCCAAGTAATACGATTACGCATTTTTAAGTATTTTTCTGCAACAAAGAAAATTGCAGCACTTGAACGCCAATCACCACATATATAAACCGAGGCAGTAGATTTAAGAACTTTAAGCAGCTTAACAAACCAGCTTTCAAACCATTCTATATATTCATTGGTAGAACATTCCTTAAATGAATTGCTATTAAAAGTTTTACTTAAATTATAAGGGGGATCCAAAAATAGCAAATCAACAGAATTTTCAGGCAAGTAATCCATTGCAATAAAACTATTTTGATTAATTATTTGATTAATTATTTTATCAACAGTAGTTTTACTTGAGAGCAAACAAAGTTGTTTTTTATAAAATTCTTTTTCATTAATAGTTAGCTCAATAGTCCTATTTCTTGGGGCTTTTGGTTTATTTAGCTTTAACATTATTTTTGAAAATCTCCTAAATTTAATGATGAAATTTTAGCAAAAAAGTGTTTTAAGCCTACAATAGGTTTTTTCTGTCTTAAGCCAGTTTTTCTATTCTTAATGTTCGTGTTAACCTATGAAATCTTTTCAATAAATTTCCTAACAAATATTTTTCGGAGAAAGTATGGATTTTAATGACTTAATACAGTTATTTCACAAACTGCGGGATGTGGAATATCTAGTTACTACGGGTGGTTTACTTGTTTTAATTATTATTATTTTTAGCGAAACAGGACTTTTAGCAGGGTTTTTCTTGCCTGGTGACTCTTTACTAGTTACTACAGGGATTTTTGTTGCTCTAGGTCGTTTAGATGCAAATATTTGGACAGTATTAATTACTTTGTCTATTGCTGCTGTGCTTGGGGATGCAACCGGCTATGCAATAGGTCGCAAAGCCGGCCAGACGCTTTATTCGCGGCCAGATTCAATGTTTTTTAAGAAAGCGCATTTAATGAAGGCTAAAAGTTTTTATGATAAGTACGGTGGTAAGACCATTGTGCTAGCTCGTTTTGTGCCAATTATTCGGACATTTGCGCCTACTGTAGCAGGTGCGGCAGAAATGCCTTATAGAAAATTTGCTACTTATAATATTTTTGGTGGAATTGGCTGGATTTTTAGTATGACCCTACTAGGTTATTTTCTAGGAAAAGCTTTTCCAGAAATTACTAAAAGAATTGAAACTGTAATTATTGTTGTAGTTTTTATTTCTATTTTGCCAGCAGTTATTGAATATTTACGCGAACGTGCTGCATTAAAAAAAGCCCAAGCTCAAGGTGAAGTTCAAACAGAGAAAAATTAATATTTCGGAATTAATACTAAGTGAAAAATGTTTAAAAATTTAATGGAGAAGATATTTTATGACACGAGTTTTACAAATTTCGTTAATTCTTGTTTTTTTACTGATAGTAGCTTGTTCAAAACCTCTTTCTTTTACCTTTGAGCTTTCCAAAGAAGAAATTCAAAAAGAAATAGAAGGAAAATTTCCACTTAAACCAGGTAGTGAAGATAAAGAAAAATCACCTGTAGAGTTAACTGTTAGCAATCCAACTGTACTGCTTGAAGAAGGAAAAGACCAAATAGGGCTTAAAGTAGATATTTTGGCTGTGCCTGCTGGCGATGGCCCAAAATTGCCAGATAAACCAAATTTACCAGATAAACCAGCAAAACTAGACAAACCAGAAAAAGCACCTGATTTGCCAGGAAAACCCCTAAACCAGGAAAAGCTCCTGCTGTAGCAGAAAAGGTAGCAGAAAAAGTAGCAGAAAAGAAACCTGAAGCACCGCCAAAACCTACTTTTACAGGCACAGCAACCGTTTTTGTAAGTATTACTTATGACCCAAAAGAAAAAGTAATGCGCTTAAGCAATGCAAAAATTACCAAATTAGATTTTGACAAACTTCCTGATCAGCTAAATGAGCCTATTAAACAAATGGCAGAAAAAAAAATGTCTGAAAAACTTGCTGAAAAGGCTATCCCCTTAAAAAATGAAACCGCTATGGATAAAGCTGTTAACACATTTCTAAAGTCTGTAACGGTTAAAAACGGCAAGCTTTTAGTTGAAATAGGCTGGTAGTCTACACAAAAAACTTGTTTGCTCTAAGAGCTTAAAAACTTAAAGGATGGGTTTATTTTTTATCATCTTCTAGCAGTTTTTCATAAACTTTAGCTGTTAACCAATTAGAAACAGTTTTTTGAAAGTTGGAATCGTTCATAAAACGGACAAAAATATCTACATTTTGATCCATTCTTTCAACAATCAAATCTTCTAACATGGTGCTAAAAAATAAAGCAAATTTATCTTGAGGATTTACTTTAGCTGCTTTTTGTAAATCCTCTTTTTCTATTGCTGTTTCAACAATTTGATCAAAAAATAATTGGTCAGCTTCATTAAAATTTGTACCAAATCGCTCATTTACTTGATCAATCAAGCGCGAAAAAGTTATAGAGTCTTCTCTTACAATACCACTGCCTAGCGATGTTGGGCCATCTAAAGGGTGTCCTTTATGATCAATTAAGCTTATAGAGCCTTCGCTAATTTTTTGTAGCCTATAATATTGCAATTGAACTTCTTCATTAAATTGATAAGCTTGTTGGCTTTTACGTCTTGGTAATTTGGCAACAAGATAGCGCAAAAAAGTGTAAAGCTTTTCTACGTCTGAGTCTTGATAAGGAATAATTTGACTTAGAAAAACATATAAATTTCTAAAAGCACTAATTTTGCTTCGCCAAAGGTCTGATGCTGCTTCATCGGTTTTTTGCCAATTTCTAAAACGGTCAACTGCTGGATCAAGTGTTGCGTTCATAGAGCGATGATCTAAGGCTGTTTGACGCTGTGTTGGTTTGTAATAAATTGCTGCAAACCTTTGCACTTCTTCTTTAAGATAAATATTGGCTTGATCTAACTCTGCTTTAATTTGGTACATTTTTGAAGGCTCTACTTCTTCGCCCATTTCAGCACCTTGATAATATTGTGCAAAAGCCTCCTGAATTTCTTTTCTTTCATTAACAAAATCTAGTACAAAAGTATCTTCCTTTAATGGATGGGTGCGATTTAGCCGCGACAAAGTTTGCACAGCTTGAAGCCCTCCAAGCTTTCTGTCCACATACATTGTATGTAGCAATGGTTGGTCAAAACCTGTTTGATATTTTTCTGCAACCAACAAAACTTGATAAAGTGGTGTTGCAAAGGCTTCTGGCAACTCTTTTTCTTTAATACCTTTATTCATTGCTTCTTCAGTGTAAGTTTTTCCTGGCACTACATCATCTTCTACTACACCAGAAAAAGCGACCAATGTTTTTATTGGATAGTCTTTAATAATAATATTGCGGTCAAAATTTTGTTTATAACGCACGGCTTCAAGCCTTGAACTTGCTACCACCATTGCTTTAGCTCTACCGCCCATTTTATGGCGTGTTACAGAATAAAAATGCTCAAGCATCACCTCTGCTTTTTGTATTAAATTATATGGATGAAGCCTAACAAATCGAGCTAGGGATTTAGCCGCTTTTCGTCGCTCTACATTGAGATCCTTTTCACTTTTTCTAAGCAATTTATAGTAAGTTTTATATGTAGTGTAATTTTTAAGCACATCCATAATAAAACCCTCTTCAATTGCTTGTCGCATAGTGTAGAGGTGAAAAGTCTCGTTAAATATTTCCATCGTTTTATATTTTGGTGTTGCAGTAAAAGCAAAAAGACTTAGATTAGCTTGTTGGCTACGTTCAGCCATCTGGCGAAATAGCTTTTCTATATTTTCTTCGCCTTCTTCTTTGGCTTGTTCTTGAGCTTTTTTTACTAATTCTTCGCCGCCTAAAACACCTTTTAGCTTTGTAGTTGTTTCCCCTGCTTGTGAGCTATGAGCCTCATCAATAATTACTGCACAACGCCTTGTTGGTAGAACTCCGCCGCCCATTTCACCACGTTCTTTAGCCATTTTTTGCAAGTGTTTTGTAACAAAAGGAAATTTTTGTAAAGTTGTAATAATGATTGGAACTGCACTTTCTAAAGCCTCAGCAAGTTGGCGTGAATCTTCGTCAATTTTTTGCACTACACCTTGGCGATGTTCAAATTGATAAATTGTATCTTGTAATTGTTGGTCTAAAACTGTTCGATCAGTAACTACAATAACGCTATCAAAAATACGTTGGTCTTTATCGTCATGTAGCGATGATAAGCGATGGGTTAACCAACCAATAGTGTTACTTTTCCCGCTTCCGGCTGAGTGTTCAATTAAATAATTATGTCCTACACCATCAATTTTTGCTGCTTCAACAAGTTTTCTTATAGCTTCTAATTGATGGTAGCGAGGAAAAATCATTTCCTCACGTTTTGACCTTTGGCCTTCATCATTGCGAACGTGTTTAATTTCAACGTGTAGAAATCTGGCTAACAAATCCATCAAGCTATCACGTTCCAACACTTCTTCCCATAAATAAGCTGTGCGGTAGTTGCGGCCTTGTAGGTCAATTGGATTACCTGCACCACCGTTTAAGCCTTTGTTAAACGGTAGAAACTGGGTCGCGCTACCTGCCAACCTAGTTGTCATTGAGA
Coding sequences within:
- a CDS encoding alpha/beta hydrolase: MLIRKTQDLLRDILIFSDSVSLRPWKNITAVFGETNTWHCNAPRSEYKILKKDNFRQLSRLGSYLKDALIPRLQFKEPKSIYIKCDDSAQTANKEAWFFVNGVATNEKVAKWNGKRLRDLFKRPITVLFNPTNGLGMDLIECIFDRTLEWTSEPAKYVRKNLAKALKEKEKVIVIAHSQGGIIVAAALEKLAKKYQKYLRKLEIYTFACPADEMATMAKCVENFCTTTKPYLEHFVNKQDLVAKLGVLRTEKPRKTDTWGNKLLAVPTLLVNNNDFFEVKIEGDVYVNNRKGHLLNAHYLFDFEKMPYKFDCKHSSKQAKLYRYLDGGCGEVYIGLIED
- a CDS encoding PIN domain-containing protein, which produces MNGTAKNPLYHKLEEINTLAKYKSIISTPIYMCEVSLSELCYGAEKSSISSNIYNRIATFRALVPCLSLTTDCWELHGKVKWNIKKSGKNIADFDLLIACVAKTYSCILVTNDNNFNNLPLGFIQVENWAN
- a CDS encoding AbrB/MazE/SpoVT family DNA-binding domain-containing protein, producing the protein MNLSKISQRRQITIPKDIFEDMNFHEGDYVEIIRANDDELILKRKKIIDIAKQKTQLVFPQVPSYEERMRLLKLLEANATDDSQDIDLDFIRASRTSKDSTISFDE
- a CDS encoding site-specific DNA-methyltransferase yields the protein MLKLNKPKAPRNRTIELTINEKEFYKKQLCLLSSKTTVDKIINQIINQNSFIAMDYLPENSVDLLFLDPPYNLSKTFNSNSFKECSTNEYIEWFESWFVKLLKVLKSTASVYICGDWRSSAAIFFVAEKYLKMRNRITWEREKGRGAKANWKNCSEDIWFCTVSDKYTFNVDDVKMKRKVIAPYKIEGKPKDWQESEEGNYRLTHPSNLWTDLSVPYWSMPENTDHPTQKPEKLLAKIILASSNLNDLVLDPFLGSGTTAVVAKKLGRNFIGIELDETYSCLAQKRLELAEINNSIQGYKDGVFWERNTFSKQKT
- a CDS encoding VTT domain-containing protein, coding for MDFNDLIQLFHKLRDVEYLVTTGGLLVLIIIIFSETGLLAGFFLPGDSLLVTTGIFVALGRLDANIWTVLITLSIAAVLGDATGYAIGRKAGQTLYSRPDSMFFKKAHLMKAKSFYDKYGGKTIVLARFVPIIRTFAPTVAGAAEMPYRKFATYNIFGGIGWIFSMTLLGYFLGKAFPEITKRIETVIIVVVFISILPAVIEYLRERAALKKAQAQGEVQTEKN
- a CDS encoding type I restriction endonuclease subunit R, whose amino-acid sequence is MQDKTREIAFESVIEADLLASGYVSLKSKDFDKKLAIFPSVALDFIRNSQPKEWQKLENLLGNNINKQILSDLCKWMDTYGSLATLRHGFKCYGRTIKVAFFKPAHGLNAEIKKQYDSNQVGITRQLHYSEKNNNSIDVTLSINGIPIITLELKNPMSGQTVEDAITQYRKDRDPREPIFEFKRRTLVHFAVDTENVSMTTRLAGSATQFLPFNKGLNGGAGNPIDLQGRNYRTAYLWEEVLERDSLMDLLARFLHVEIKHVRNDEGQRSKREEMIFPRYHQLEAIRKLVEAAKIDGVGHNYLIEHSAGSGKSNTIGWLTHRLSSLHDDKDQRIFDSVIVVTDRTVLDQQLQDTIYQFEHRQGVVQKIDEDSRQLAEALESAVPIIITTLQKFPFVTKHLQKMAKERGEMGGGVLPTRRCAVIIDEAHSSQAGETTTKLKGVLGGEELVKKAQEQAKEEGEENIEKLFRQMAERSQQANLSLFAFTATPKYKTMEIFNETFHLYTMRQAIEEGFIMDVLKNYTTYKTYYKLLRKSEKDLNVERRKAAKSLARFVRLHPYNLIQKAEVMLEHFYSVTRHKMGGRAKAMVVASSRLEAVRYKQNFDRNIIIKDYPIKTLVAFSGVVEDDVVPGKTYTEEAMNKGIKEKELPEAFATPLYQVLLVAEKYQTGFDQPLLHTMYVDRKLGGLQAVQTLSRLNRTHPLKEDTFVLDFVNERKEIQEAFAQYYQGAEMGEEVEPSKMYQIKAELDQANIYLKEEVQRFAAIYYKPTQRQTALDHRSMNATLDPAVDRFRNWQKTDEAASDLWRSKISAFRNLYVFLSQIIPYQDSDVEKLYTFLRYLVAKLPRRKSQQAYQFNEEVQLQYYRLQKISEGSISLIDHKGHPLDGPTSLGSGIVREDSITFSRLIDQVNERFGTNFNEADQLFFDQIVETAIEKEDLQKAAKVNPQDKFALFFSTMLEDLIVERMDQNVDIFVRFMNDSNFQKTVSNWLTAKVYEKLLEDDKK